The bacterium genomic sequence CTGATCTTGCGTCGACCGCCCGGGCGGGAAGCCTATCCGGGCGACGTGTTCTCGGCCCACGCCCGGCTGATGGAGCGGGCGTTCAAGCTCAGCGAGTCGCGTGGCGGGGGCTCTGTGACCGCGCTCCCGATCATCGAGACGCAGCAGGGCGACATCGCGAGCTTCATTTCCACGAACCTCATCTCCATGACGGACGGCCAACTGTACCTGGACACCGCGCTGTTCACCCAGGCCCAGTTGCCGGCCATCGACATCGGGCGGTCGGTCTCGCGTGTGGGCCGGGACGCGCAGCCCGGCGCCATGCGCGATGCGGCGGCAAATCTCCGGCTGGAAATCGCGCAGTATGAGGAGGTCAGGGGCTTCGCGCGATTCGGCGCCATCCTGGACGAAGCGACCAGGGCGCAGATCGCGCGGGGAGAGCGACTGACCCGTGTGCTCGGGCAGTCGGAGCGACAGGTGGTGCCGCTCGCGGTACAAGTCGCGGAACTGTGGGCGTTGAAGTCCGGGCTGTTGGACGACGTGGCGGCGAAGCTCGTCCCGGAATTCGAGCGCCAGTTGGTCGCGCTCACCGCGGAATTTGCCCACCTGGGTCCAGAGGTCGTCGCGGCGCCCTCCATCGGGCCCGAACTCGCCCGCGATCTCCGCCGTTGGGCCGAAGCGGCCAAGGACCGGCTCGGGAGACCCGGGGGCTGATGGAGAACCTCGAGACACTCCGAGCGCACCGCCAAGGCATTCAGCGTCTGGTGCCGATCCTGGAAGCTGTTCGGTCCGTCGCCGAGATCGCGTGGCGCCGAGCCGAACGCGGCGCGCTCCCGTTGCGCCGCTACAGCACCCAGGTGCGAGATATGTTTGAACGCGTGCTGCTATCGTTGGACGAGGCGCAGCGTGAGGCGTTTCTCGGCGGCCGCTCGGCGTCGTCACCGATCGCCCTGCTCCTCGTCACGGCGGAGCGCGGGCTGGTTGGCCCCTTCAACAAGCGGCTCGTGGCCTACGGGCTGGAGTACGCGCGAACGCTCGCGGGAGAAGGGCGGACCGTGCGTTACCTCTGCCTGGGGACACGCGGGATCCGGCTGCTTGCGGGGGCGGGAGCGCCGCTACTCTACAGCCGGTCCCTCCCCTCCCTGGCCATTCCGGCCTACGTCGATGTACAGGAGATGGCCTTGGACCTCGTCGGCCTGGTGGAGCAGGGCGCGTTCGGACGCTTGCTCGTCGTGCACAACGCCCCGGTGCAGCGGTTCCAGTACGCGCCGACGACTCGGCTGCTCCTTCCCCCGGACGTCCGAAGCGACACCTCGTCCCGCCCGAGGGTCGTCGTCAAGCCGGCCACGGACACGCCGACGCTCCTCACGCACCTGCTGACCGAGCACCTGCTTGTCGGCCTGTACCAGGCGGTGCTGGAATCAGCGATCAGCGAGCAACTGGCGAGGATCTACACGATGCGGCTCGCCGTGGACAACGCCGGCAAGCTCGTCGATCGCCTCACACTCGCCTACAACCGCGCGCGACGAAACACGATCACGAACGCGCTGCTCGAGGTCGTGAGCGCCTATGAGATGATGGCGCGAGGCGAACAGCCGCGTTCGTAGGCGCGGTCGCAAGAGCGCCGCGGGCGCGCCGATCACCACCACGCGGCCGTCGGAGGGCCGTACAGTTCGCGCAGCGCCCGAGCCGTAAAGGGCCAATGGCGGGCCCGAAAGGCTCGATACTGTCTCAGCATGTGCTGATACCGCCGATCGGATGTGTGCAGGCGGCGGTGCGGCATCCGGATCAACGCGCGCTCGACCTCCCAGACGTTGCGCTCGCTCAGGCGCCAGTCGCCTCGGACCAGTTCGTCGAGGCGGCCGAGGCCGTACCCGACGATGCGCCCGGATCCATCCACGTAGGGATCGACGTAGCTCATGACCAGTTCACCGATGGTGCGGAAGACCGGCTTCCGTCCGTGGAGCCCCAAGTCCCGGGACCGCGCGACCGCGCCCCACCGCCCCGCTTGCTGGAACAGGAACACCTCGTGGTCGAGTTCGTCTTGCGACTCCAGGTCCAGGACGAACGGCGGGTACCCGCGCAGCTCGAGCACCGTCGCCGCGGTCAGCACGGCCTCGATGCAGTTCGCTTCCCCGTGCCGGACGACGCCCCGGAACGTGCGCAGCGTCTTGCCGCCGTGCTCCCAGTTGTAGGGGAGCGACCGGAGAAACCCCTGCACTTGCCGGGGAGTCCGGTGCGCGCGAATAATCCGCCGCTCCGCCGGGGTGAACGCACTCAGATCGTGCATGCGTGGCCGCTCCTCACTACGACCCGTCCGTTCCCGCGCGGCTGGCAGCGGTGGTCGACGACCCTTCGCGCGGGGCAGTCGTGTGAAATACTCCGTCCGCCCGATAGTCGCCGCCGATCTGCGAACTTAGCATGGTCACGGGTACTATACGGCTCGGGAAGGCACGTGCTCCTTCGATTTCCGGCCGTCCGGAGGTTCCGATGCCTGCCCGTGTCGTCATCAGCCCGAAGGCCGCGGCACTGGTCCGCCGCCTCCAGGAGCAGTACGGCCCGCTCATGTTCCACCAATCCGGCGGGTGTTGCGATGGCAGCGCGCCCATGTGCTTCCGCCGTGACCAGTTCCGCGTGGGCGCCGGCGACGTCCTGCTCGGCGTCGTTGAGGCGTGCCCCTTCTACATCGGCGGAGCCCAGTTCGAGACCTGGGCGCACACACAACTGATCATCGATATCGGACCGGCCGGCGGCGACAGCTTCTCACTGGAAATCCCGGAAGGCGTGCGCTTCGTCACCCGTTCTCGGGTCTTCACGGGCGCGGAGGCGGCGGACCTCGACACCGCCGGTCCCCCGCCCCGCGGGCCTGACGCGCTGAACGTCGCGGAGGCGCACCCCCGCTGAACGGCCCCGTGTCAACGTTGCTCAGCGAATCGAGAATCCTTCAGCCCACCCTTCCCGCGAGACGGGTGCCGAGGATCAATTCTACGCCCGATACGCGCTCCTTCCACAGGGACGTATCATGAGGGTGTCGCTTGCTCGATGGGAGATGGCGTGATGTTGGGATTCTCGAACCGTCAGCCTACCGATTCGCCCGCGCCCTCCAGGCGCCGCCGATGCGCGCGGTGTGGCTCGGAGGTCGCCTTACACTATGTCGGTCCAGGACGCTACTACTGCGAGTCTTGCCTTGGGCGCTTCCGGCACGCTCCCGATGTCCCATTCGACGTCGTCGCTGACGAGTGGACGGCTGAGCTCGGCGCCCTCCAGATCGCCGGAGAGCTCATCGCCGTGCGCCTGCCCATGGGCTTCTACGGACTGTGTTTGCTCACGGGCGAGAGCGCCTTCGAACTGACGACCCGCTCCATCCGGCGCCGATCACCCACCATCGGAACGGAGTCCCCGACCAACGCCCCCATCCACATGGCTCATCCCGGGTTCTCGCCAGGACCGAACGGGCGACGCCCATCGGGGCGGTGAGTCGTCTCACAGACCGGCTTTCCGATCGAGACGGCCTGTCGTCTGCATTCGTTGGCCGATCCGCCCACCGCGGCGGGACGACCGACCTCAAGGAATCCGGCGTGCGAATTGGCTCAACGAGGAACGGTCCGGTCATCCGCCGATGCCGATCATGATGCCCTCCGGCGTCTCGGCCGTCTCAGTTCGCAGAGCGGCACATAGGCCGCGCATCCGCTGAACGATCCGCGCCCGATCCGCCCCCTGCGCGAGCCCGGCCTGACACGCCCGGATCACGGTCGGGATCAATGTGAGGCGATACAACCTGCGATCCTCGACCTCTACGCGCCAGACGAACGACTCGTCGTTCCGCTCGACGTCGTCGACCGCATAATCATCGACGTAGTCTCCGCAACTGAACAGAATCGGCTTGCCTCGATGGAGCGCCACTCCGCGAAAGACATGCGGACTGTGGCCGAACACGACATCGGCTCCCCGGTCGACAAACCGGTGGGCGGCTTCCACGTGGTCCGGCGGCGGTGTATATCCCCAGTTCGGACCCCAGTGGGCGGACACGACGACGAGGTCATGGTACGCCCGCACTTCTTCAATCGCATTCAACAGCTGGTTGAATCGCGGGTCGGTCGAGACCAGCGGCACGTAACAGACGCCCGGGGCGTCGGCATGGGCCTCCCACTCCGGCATGTTATCGGTAACGGCCAGAACGGCTACGCGAACGCCGGCGGCAGAGAATGTCGCGGGCCGCCAGACCGAGTCCGCAGACCTCCCCGCCCCTGCTGGCTGGATCTGGTGCCGCCCCAGCGTGGCGATGCAGTCCTCGAGGGCATCGCGCCCGAAATCGAGCGAGTGGTTGTTGGCCAAAGAGACAGCCGTCACGCCGGCCCCGGTGAGGACGGCAACGGTCCTGGAATCGGCACGAAATGTGAACGCCTTTTCAGGCCAGGGCTCGCCGCGGTCCGCAAGCACGCACTCCAGATTGAGGACCACCGCATCCGCGGCTCGCAGCACAGGCAGGGTATCTCCCCACGGATACAGGGGCGACGTGGCGGCCACCTGTCGGTTGACAAGCCGCCCCAGCATCACGTCGCCGAGCAGAATGAGCCTCAGCACCGGCCACCCGCCGTCGGGCAACGCTCCGCAGAGGTGAGTGACACCCCGACGATTGGCGTTCGCGCTGGCGCTCCCAGCGCTTTGATAGTCGCTCACGGATCAGAAGGCAGGCCTCTCAACACCCGTCTTCCGACCGCGATGAGCGCCTTCGGCCCGCCCTCGCCGGGCGCCCCCGCGCGACCCGGTCAGTCAGATCACGGGTACGGGGCGGCGCACCCGATCGACGACCGCGCAGGCGAACACCTCCTACGCGGGCGAACCCACGCCCGCAACGATTCCGGTCCGTGCCCGCACCAGTTGAGCGAAATCGGAGTACGTCATCGTGATCATCGTGTCGTGACGCCCCGCGTTGAACAGGATCACCGGATCGCGCGCCAGCGCGCTGTCGACGAGGATCGGCACGCCGTACAGGTTCCCGAGCGGAGGCATCGCTCCGACTTCGCAGTCGGGAAAGACGTGGGCAAACTCTCGTTCGTCTGCCAGGCGAACATCCCACGCCCTGATGGCTTCCCGAATCCACGCCAGGTTGACGTGCGTCGTTGCAGGGGCGACGACCATCACAAGCTTCCCATCCGCCACAACCATCACGACCTTGGCAACGAGCCGCCCCGGCACGTGCTCCACCTTGGCCAAGTCCTGCGCGGTGCA encodes the following:
- a CDS encoding CapA family protein encodes the protein MLRLILLGDVMLGRLVNRQVAATSPLYPWGDTLPVLRAADAVVLNLECVLADRGEPWPEKAFTFRADSRTVAVLTGAGVTAVSLANNHSLDFGRDALEDCIATLGRHQIQPAGAGRSADSVWRPATFSAAGVRVAVLAVTDNMPEWEAHADAPGVCYVPLVSTDPRFNQLLNAIEEVRAYHDLVVVSAHWGPNWGYTPPPDHVEAAHRFVDRGADVVFGHSPHVFRGVALHRGKPILFSCGDYVDDYAVDDVERNDESFVWRVEVEDRRLYRLTLIPTVIRACQAGLAQGADRARIVQRMRGLCAALRTETAETPEGIMIGIGG
- a CDS encoding DUF779 domain-containing protein, whose product is MPARVVISPKAAALVRRLQEQYGPLMFHQSGGCCDGSAPMCFRRDQFRVGAGDVLLGVVEACPFYIGGAQFETWAHTQLIIDIGPAGGDSFSLEIPEGVRFVTRSRVFTGAEAADLDTAGPPPRGPDALNVAEAHPR
- a CDS encoding YbaK/EbsC family protein, translated to MTGIGPTLARSSPGAGCLQRLKEYFEKAGVAYEVSHHPPRCTAQDLAKVEHVPGRLVAKVVMVVADGKLVMVVAPATTHVNLAWIREAIRAWDVRLADEREFAHVFPDCEVGAMPPLGNLYGVPILVDSALARDPVILFNAGRHDTMITMTYSDFAQLVRARTGIVAGVGSPA
- a CDS encoding F0F1 ATP synthase subunit gamma — its product is MENLETLRAHRQGIQRLVPILEAVRSVAEIAWRRAERGALPLRRYSTQVRDMFERVLLSLDEAQREAFLGGRSASSPIALLLVTAERGLVGPFNKRLVAYGLEYARTLAGEGRTVRYLCLGTRGIRLLAGAGAPLLYSRSLPSLAIPAYVDVQEMALDLVGLVEQGAFGRLLVVHNAPVQRFQYAPTTRLLLPPDVRSDTSSRPRVVVKPATDTPTLLTHLLTEHLLVGLYQAVLESAISEQLARIYTMRLAVDNAGKLVDRLTLAYNRARRNTITNALLEVVSAYEMMARGEQPRS